One genomic segment of Paenibacillus durus includes these proteins:
- the hrpB gene encoding ATP-dependent helicase HrpB: MSTLPIMQIIPELKNRLGASSSAVLIAEPGAGKTTMTPLALLDEPWMKGKTMLMLEPRRLAARAAAAYMASCLGEQAGQTVGYRMRMDSRTGPDTRIIVVTEGVLTRMLQDDPSLGDTGLIIFDEFHERSLNADLGLALSLETQAVLREDLKILVMSATLDGEKVSALLGGAPVVRCPGRVFPVETVYAPPAAAIPLEKAAGNAARRALAEQPGDILLFLPGEREIRRTESELRSGALPGNVTLRPLYGQLPQAEQDSAVAPAAEGQRKVVLATSIAETSLTIEGVRTVIDSGLRRTQRFSPRTGMPRLETLPISKASAEQRRGRAGRTAPGVCYRLWSREEHDRLPESDAPEILEADLAGLALELALWGVRDPAQLAWLDAPPPAPYAQATALLRQLGALDAAGAITPHGRQLAALGTHPRAAHMLLRAAELGAAPLACRLAALLQERDPLRGPASGSCDLTLRVEALLRYEASAGRDAGGGDPAALRAAARASRGLEAQLKAAAPDLSAAADPAEASLSGLLLSFAYPDRIGQRRGGGAFLLSGGRGAAMGESQHLAREPYIVAVSVDDKGTQSRIMLAAAVEEKELLEHHADIVTEQSEVYWDDESKSVKSRRRTMLGELTLKESGHERPSPEEAAKVLMQVISGEGLRLLPWDKGTLQLRERLAFMHRLDPSWPDVSDAGLTGSMEEWLLPFLDGCRSLRDIQRLPLREALVSMLDWERQRRLDQEAPTHIAVPSGSRIAVDYSDPASPVLAVKLQEMFGQRETPRIGAGRVPVLLHLLSPARRPVQVTADLASFWNNTYFEVKKDLKGRYPKHYWPEDPLQAIPTHRTRPVK, encoded by the coding sequence ATGAGCACACTTCCCATTATGCAGATCATACCTGAACTTAAAAATAGACTTGGGGCCTCTTCATCCGCCGTCCTTATTGCGGAACCGGGAGCGGGTAAGACAACGATGACGCCGCTCGCGCTGCTGGACGAGCCGTGGATGAAGGGCAAAACCATGCTTATGCTGGAACCCAGGCGGCTTGCCGCCCGAGCGGCGGCCGCCTATATGGCGTCCTGTCTCGGCGAGCAGGCAGGCCAAACCGTGGGTTACCGGATGCGTATGGACAGCAGGACGGGGCCTGATACGCGCATTATCGTCGTGACCGAAGGCGTGCTGACCCGGATGCTTCAGGACGACCCTTCACTTGGCGATACCGGCCTTATCATCTTCGACGAATTCCACGAGCGCAGCCTGAATGCGGATCTGGGACTTGCGCTCTCGCTGGAGACGCAGGCTGTGCTCCGCGAGGACCTGAAGATCCTTGTTATGTCGGCAACGCTTGACGGAGAGAAGGTCTCCGCGCTGCTTGGCGGTGCTCCGGTTGTCCGGTGTCCCGGCAGAGTATTTCCCGTGGAAACCGTATACGCTCCCCCGGCAGCAGCAATCCCTCTGGAAAAAGCTGCGGGGAATGCAGCCCGGCGCGCGCTGGCCGAGCAGCCCGGCGACATCCTGCTGTTCCTCCCGGGCGAGAGAGAAATCCGCCGGACGGAGTCGGAGCTGCGGTCCGGCGCGCTGCCCGGGAACGTGACGCTTCGTCCGCTCTACGGCCAGCTTCCGCAGGCCGAGCAGGACAGCGCCGTTGCGCCGGCTGCGGAGGGCCAGCGGAAGGTCGTGCTGGCGACCTCCATCGCCGAGACAAGCCTGACGATCGAGGGGGTCCGGACCGTGATCGATTCCGGGCTGCGGCGGACGCAGCGGTTCTCGCCGAGAACCGGCATGCCGCGCCTGGAGACGCTGCCGATTTCCAAGGCATCGGCGGAGCAGAGGCGCGGCCGGGCAGGGCGGACGGCCCCAGGCGTCTGCTACCGGCTCTGGAGCCGGGAAGAGCATGACCGCCTGCCGGAATCGGACGCGCCGGAGATTCTGGAGGCCGATCTGGCCGGCCTCGCGCTGGAGCTGGCGCTGTGGGGCGTGCGCGACCCGGCCCAGCTGGCCTGGCTTGACGCGCCGCCGCCCGCGCCGTATGCGCAGGCGACCGCGCTGCTGCGCCAGCTCGGCGCCCTGGACGCCGCCGGCGCCATTACCCCGCACGGCCGGCAGCTGGCCGCGCTGGGCACGCACCCCCGCGCCGCGCACATGCTGCTGCGCGCGGCAGAGCTTGGCGCAGCGCCGCTCGCCTGCCGGCTGGCGGCGCTGCTGCAGGAGCGGGACCCGCTGCGCGGTCCCGCCTCGGGCAGCTGCGACCTCACGCTGCGCGTGGAGGCGCTGCTGCGGTACGAAGCCTCCGCCGGGCGTGACGCAGGCGGAGGCGATCCTGCGGCTCTGCGCGCCGCTGCGCGCGCAAGCCGGGGACTTGAGGCGCAGCTTAAGGCGGCTGCGCCAGACCTTTCCGCCGCAGCCGATCCGGCGGAGGCTTCCCTCAGCGGCCTGCTGCTGTCGTTCGCCTATCCTGACCGGATCGGGCAGCGCAGGGGAGGGGGAGCTTTCCTGCTCTCCGGCGGACGCGGCGCGGCAATGGGGGAGAGTCAGCACCTTGCCCGCGAGCCTTATATCGTTGCCGTCTCCGTTGATGACAAGGGAACGCAGAGTCGCATCATGCTGGCGGCTGCCGTTGAAGAGAAGGAGCTGCTGGAGCATCACGCGGATATCGTGACAGAGCAGTCCGAAGTGTACTGGGATGATGAGAGCAAGAGCGTCAAATCCCGCCGCCGCACGATGCTCGGCGAACTCACTCTTAAAGAGTCCGGTCATGAGCGCCCTTCACCGGAAGAAGCGGCGAAGGTTCTGATGCAGGTAATTTCCGGGGAAGGTCTAAGACTGCTTCCTTGGGACAAGGGAACTCTTCAGCTAAGAGAACGCTTGGCGTTTATGCATCGGCTCGACCCTTCCTGGCCGGATGTGTCCGATGCTGGACTCACAGGTAGCATGGAAGAGTGGCTGCTTCCCTTTCTAGACGGCTGCCGCAGTCTGCGGGATATCCAGCGTCTGCCGCTGCGCGAGGCGCTTGTGAGCATGCTGGACTGGGAGCGGCAACGGCGGCTGGATCAGGAGGCTCCAACGCATATCGCGGTTCCCAGCGGATCACGGATTGCCGTTGACTACAGCGATCCCGCCTCGCCGGTGCTGGCTGTGAAGCTGCAAGAGATGTTCGGGCAGCGGGAGACTCCGCGAATTGGAGCGGGAAGAGTGCCCGTACTGCTTCATCTGCTGTCTCCGGCAAGGCGACCGGTTCAGGTGACAGCTGATCTCGCCAGCTTCTGGAATAACACATATTTTGAAGTCAAGAAAGATTTGAAGGGGCGATACCCTAAACATTATTGGCCGGAAGATCCGCTTCAGGCCATACCGACTCACCGCACACGGCCGGTCAAATAA
- a CDS encoding general stress protein, which yields MAKRIVGVFDTGREATNAIQQLQAKGIRNDDISVVTRDREDLRMITEETDTMAPEGVATGAATGGVVGGIAGLLAGIGALAIPGIGPIIAAGPIAGALTGAAMGASAGGLVGGLVGLGIPEEEAREYEGYVKQGKILVLVDDDGLDAQISDIFRNNPTLKATRIDR from the coding sequence GTGGCAAAGAGGATTGTTGGCGTATTCGATACGGGACGTGAGGCAACCAACGCGATACAGCAATTGCAGGCCAAAGGTATCCGAAATGACGATATTTCAGTGGTCACACGGGATCGCGAAGATCTGAGGATGATAACGGAGGAGACGGATACAATGGCTCCGGAAGGAGTCGCTACAGGAGCCGCAACCGGCGGTGTAGTCGGAGGGATTGCCGGCCTCCTGGCCGGAATCGGCGCACTGGCTATTCCGGGCATCGGCCCGATTATTGCAGCAGGCCCGATTGCGGGCGCATTGACCGGCGCGGCGATGGGAGCGAGCGCAGGCGGCCTGGTAGGGGGACTTGTCGGATTGGGTATACCCGAAGAGGAAGCCAGAGAATATGAAGGCTATGTTAAACAAGGCAAGATTCTGGTTCTTGTAGACGACGACGGACTCGATGCCCAAATTTCCGATATCTTCCGTAATAACCCCACGCTGAAAGCAACTCGTATCGATCGATGA
- a CDS encoding helix-turn-helix transcriptional regulator: MAFMIAQRAFIKLYLITMVEQHHGYGYQMLEDLRRDFKSHGYNPPQSEIYRALHELVQQGILYRTKQLKGNDPKVDFQEIVLYHFTPDGAEKAKLYKKQVKTDLDRCLGILNKAVADNY; this comes from the coding sequence ATGGCTTTTATGATTGCCCAAAGGGCGTTTATCAAGCTGTATCTCATAACCATGGTCGAACAGCATCACGGTTACGGCTATCAAATGCTCGAGGATTTGCGGAGAGATTTCAAAAGCCATGGCTACAACCCGCCGCAGAGCGAGATTTACCGGGCCCTTCACGAATTGGTGCAGCAGGGCATTTTATACCGGACCAAGCAGCTCAAAGGAAATGATCCCAAAGTAGATTTTCAGGAAATCGTTCTTTATCATTTCACGCCGGACGGAGCCGAGAAAGCGAAGCTGTACAAGAAGCAGGTAAAGACCGATCTTGACCGGTGTCTGGGCATACTAAACAAAGCGGTAGCCGATAATTATTAA
- a CDS encoding DivIVA domain-containing protein, producing the protein MDEHMKRRLDKQRKLFSQLGIALDALTIHEKEFSMKLRGYDPEEVDTFLDSVIKDYERFYATIADLMDKWQEQQITLREMKAESKQAPPPVIRGIDPKEIEETILKLEAGVRQLKERVQRSEII; encoded by the coding sequence ATGGATGAACATATGAAGCGAAGACTGGACAAGCAGAGAAAGCTGTTCAGTCAGCTTGGGATTGCGCTTGATGCGTTAACCATTCATGAGAAAGAGTTCAGTATGAAATTGCGTGGATACGATCCGGAAGAAGTAGATACTTTTTTGGACAGTGTCATTAAGGACTATGAACGGTTCTATGCAACCATCGCTGACTTAATGGACAAATGGCAGGAGCAGCAGATTACCCTGCGTGAAATGAAAGCGGAGAGTAAGCAGGCGCCGCCGCCCGTTATCCGGGGAATCGATCCGAAAGAGATCGAAGAGACGATTCTGAAGCTTGAGGCCGGTGTCCGCCAGCTCAAGGAACGCGTTCAGCGCAGTGAGATCATTTAG
- a CDS encoding CHASE3 domain-containing protein: MNKNVLNFKIRGKIAFGYIMILLLLGLFLLIVQGRISELEKETVILSGHDMQVHELTFQIEKNILDMETGQRGYALTGNDSYLAPYYDGLEKWKVNYSDLKELIKGSTSQTENLESIRKNIEAWIVKAGQNVVELKQAGRDDEVTAFFHADTGKAIVEQIRSQTQDFRHVEQAGTAKRISDLKSRNHQLIITMYILWSLVALVAIAASILITDSIVKTLKNVIDAINHIADGDSRAKRIEVKTQDEISDLAAATNRLLEIKEREQRFSGQLTHMSVKLQEKTDPAALCDTFLSRLATILEIQYGAVYIAQDYFGDSLLRISSYAGGNEGLSPGKEKILLGEGLVGQCALDQKILKIEDLPDGYIHISSGLGRTAPRQAVIAPVVFENRTVAVIEIASLMKWAPDQFKLLEQMLDMFAVSINSVMTRMQIQHLYAEAQTMNEELQNQSEELQSQTHELINVNSKLELQKQVAENSAGELEKMNEELERSSRYKSEFLANMSHELRTPLNSMLLLSQILSENHSGNLTEEQISYASVIHSSGSDLLAIINDILDLSKVEAGKMLIETSAVNLTEFPSLFEGYFGMTAESKNLEFSVVLEAGTPDIFFTDELRLHQILRNLLSNAFKFTEEGGVKLVISKLDNFASQGYTPEGPVLSFAVIDSGIGISSDKRDLIFEAFQQADGSTARKFGGTGLGLSISQQLSKLLGGHLTLESKPQEGSIFTLYLPYLEEERDPKDYTLNSEAAAAIERRADDSGDAEEARVDGEYGWLSGRTILLVDDDLRNIYALTQTLEKYSMQVLSAQNGFECLQRVRENPGIDILLLDIMMPVLDGYDTLSILREELLKHDLPIIAVSAKTMKEDREKCLAAGATDFIKKPVITKDLIRILSYYLSSKAA; the protein is encoded by the coding sequence ATGAATAAAAATGTACTGAATTTCAAAATCCGCGGAAAAATCGCTTTTGGGTACATAATGATTTTACTGCTGCTCGGGCTTTTTCTACTCATTGTGCAGGGACGAATTTCTGAGCTTGAGAAGGAAACTGTTATCCTGAGCGGTCATGATATGCAGGTGCATGAGCTTACCTTTCAAATTGAGAAAAATATTCTGGACATGGAAACCGGCCAGCGCGGCTATGCGCTTACAGGCAACGACTCTTATCTTGCTCCCTATTATGACGGGCTGGAGAAGTGGAAGGTTAATTACTCCGATTTGAAGGAACTGATTAAGGGCAGTACATCCCAGACTGAAAATCTGGAAAGTATCAGGAAGAATATCGAAGCCTGGATTGTCAAAGCGGGCCAAAATGTGGTCGAACTCAAACAAGCGGGCCGTGATGATGAGGTGACCGCATTTTTTCATGCTGATACTGGCAAAGCGATTGTCGAACAAATCCGCAGCCAGACGCAGGATTTTCGTCATGTTGAACAAGCCGGGACGGCAAAGCGGATCAGCGATCTGAAGTCCCGCAACCACCAGCTGATTATTACCATGTATATTCTGTGGAGCCTGGTGGCGCTGGTCGCCATTGCCGCTTCTATCCTCATCACCGACAGTATCGTTAAGACACTGAAGAACGTAATTGACGCCATTAACCATATAGCAGACGGAGACAGCAGAGCCAAGCGAATCGAGGTGAAGACGCAGGACGAGATTTCCGATCTTGCTGCTGCGACTAACCGGCTATTGGAGATCAAGGAACGAGAGCAGCGGTTCAGCGGCCAGCTAACCCATATGTCTGTGAAACTTCAGGAAAAAACGGACCCCGCCGCTTTATGCGATACCTTCCTGAGCAGGCTGGCGACAATCCTTGAGATCCAGTACGGAGCGGTGTACATTGCTCAAGACTACTTTGGCGATTCTCTGCTGAGAATTAGTTCCTATGCTGGCGGAAACGAGGGATTGAGCCCAGGCAAAGAAAAAATATTGCTGGGTGAGGGCCTGGTAGGCCAATGCGCGCTTGATCAGAAAATTCTGAAAATTGAAGATCTACCGGATGGCTATATTCATATCAGCTCAGGTCTAGGAAGAACCGCGCCCCGGCAGGCGGTGATCGCCCCTGTTGTTTTTGAGAACAGAACCGTCGCGGTGATCGAGATTGCCTCACTCATGAAATGGGCGCCCGATCAGTTCAAGCTGCTGGAACAGATGCTGGACATGTTTGCAGTATCGATTAATTCGGTTATGACCCGGATGCAAATCCAGCATCTCTATGCCGAAGCCCAAACAATGAATGAGGAACTGCAGAACCAGTCCGAAGAGCTGCAATCCCAAACTCACGAACTGATTAACGTGAACAGCAAACTGGAATTGCAAAAGCAGGTTGCGGAGAATTCCGCTGGGGAACTGGAAAAAATGAACGAGGAGCTGGAGAGAAGCTCCCGGTACAAATCCGAATTTCTGGCAAATATGTCGCATGAGCTGCGGACCCCGCTTAACAGCATGCTGCTGCTGTCGCAGATTCTGTCTGAGAATCACAGCGGCAACTTGACAGAGGAGCAGATAAGCTATGCATCGGTTATTCATTCCTCTGGGAGTGATCTGCTGGCGATCATTAACGATATTTTGGATTTATCCAAGGTTGAGGCCGGGAAGATGCTAATCGAGACGAGCGCTGTCAATCTTACCGAGTTCCCGTCCTTGTTCGAGGGGTATTTCGGTATGACAGCTGAGTCCAAAAATCTCGAGTTTAGCGTCGTTTTGGAAGCTGGAACACCCGACATCTTCTTTACAGATGAACTGCGTTTGCATCAAATCCTCCGTAATCTGCTGTCCAACGCCTTTAAATTTACGGAAGAAGGCGGAGTAAAGCTGGTAATCTCCAAGCTCGACAACTTTGCTTCCCAAGGTTACACCCCTGAGGGGCCGGTGCTGTCTTTTGCTGTAATCGACAGCGGCATAGGAATATCTTCGGATAAACGAGATCTGATATTTGAAGCGTTCCAGCAGGCGGATGGCTCAACCGCGCGAAAATTCGGCGGAACGGGACTCGGACTGTCCATCTCTCAGCAGCTTTCGAAGCTCCTGGGCGGGCACCTTACGCTCGAGAGCAAGCCGCAAGAGGGCAGCATCTTCACGTTGTATCTTCCTTATCTGGAAGAAGAAAGAGACCCGAAGGATTACACGCTCAATTCAGAGGCGGCGGCAGCGATTGAACGCAGAGCTGATGACAGCGGCGATGCTGAGGAGGCGCGAGTGGACGGGGAATATGGCTGGCTGTCGGGCAGAACAATCTTACTAGTCGATGATGACCTGCGAAATATATATGCGCTGACACAGACACTTGAGAAATACAGCATGCAAGTACTGTCGGCCCAGAACGGATTCGAATGCCTTCAGCGGGTAAGAGAGAATCCCGGAATCGACATTCTGCTTCTGGACATCATGATGCCGGTGTTGGATGGGTATGATACATTATCGATTTTGCGCGAAGAATTGTTGAAGCACGACCTTCCGATTATTGCGGTATCCGCCAAGACTATGAAGGAAGACCGGGAGAAATGCCTGGCTGCGGGAGCGACCGATTTTATCAAGAAACCCGTTATTACGAAGGATCTTATTAGGATTTTGTCCTATTATTTGAGCAGCAAAGCCGCTTAA
- a CDS encoding TetR/AcrR family transcriptional regulator: MDAAYQVLAEKGYDKASTKEIARVAGVAQGLISYYFPSKDLLFAEVFRRESEKYCESYSFTPSNAEGPLNAAAVKSALSVPQSRAVDNPSWIKLRYELYALGLRNPAVSESIKTTLVSKREHQTRLIERISRLPEEHSRSLAPILLSVFDGLGLQRLCDEDFDYEGAYDTFAAILSAYLQSIQK, translated from the coding sequence ATTGACGCGGCCTATCAAGTATTGGCTGAAAAAGGGTATGACAAAGCCTCCACGAAAGAAATCGCACGGGTGGCCGGAGTCGCACAGGGATTAATCAGTTATTATTTTCCGAGCAAAGACTTGTTGTTTGCGGAAGTATTCCGCCGCGAATCGGAGAAGTACTGTGAATCGTATTCATTTACTCCAAGCAACGCCGAAGGGCCGCTAAATGCGGCAGCCGTCAAGTCGGCGCTCAGCGTACCGCAGTCCAGGGCCGTGGACAATCCGTCCTGGATCAAGCTTCGTTACGAATTATACGCTTTGGGGCTGAGAAATCCTGCGGTATCAGAGAGTATTAAGACTACGCTTGTCAGCAAGCGCGAACACCAGACCAGGCTCATTGAGCGGATTAGCCGTCTTCCGGAAGAACACTCGCGTTCGCTCGCTCCCATTTTGCTGTCCGTATTTGATGGCCTCGGATTGCAGCGGCTCTGCGATGAAGACTTCGATTACGAGGGCGCTTACGATACGTTTGCCGCAATACTTTCCGCATATTTACAAAGCATTCAAAAATAA
- a CDS encoding MMPL family transporter, producing MNNLSVTRNAVPQQVKRTLLGTIGRFVVRARWMVIIFGVIAFIASAVVGAGSTQKLSLSRWEVPGSESYRAGQALERQFGSGSPNLALLVTVKSGTIDSPENREAGLALTRELASEEVVQEASSYWSRRETQTLRSEDRTQALILAHLKGTVTEARTALGELSPEFTRENNLFKVAVGGQDEIFRQAAGLAREDFVRAEMIILPGVFLLLLLVYRRFRATALTIGVGLFAMVSTLAGLGGVVSFTEVSTFALNLTLVMGLGLGIDYSLFMIARFREELASGKDALHSAVRTVETAGRTVIFSGITVAASCAVLFVFPFPFLQSFAYTGVLVVLSGIIGSVLILPAFFAVLGSRLARRTGKRTSGQSGLHTGWWYRSAKTIMRRPVIYGGAALLILVLLGSPILNLQFGLPDHRVLPAHATSRIVEDQKIAGFRAEETDAIQVLAPEIKDPAGALNDISAYAAQLSKVPGIIQVDSLAGSFSQGQLITPPNETHARFAGANGGTFLSVIPYGTSINADAPKLVNEIRSADAPFDVIVGGYPADLTDFRKELLERLPVALALVLVITFIILFFMSGSILLPIKATLLNFLSLTIMFGTLVWVFQEGHLSGLLHFTPAGSIEPSIPILMFCIAYGLSMDYEVFILSRIKEEYDRTGDLTESVARGIQKSGSLVTTAAAILAFTFAAYATGEVVFLKMLGIGMTLAVLVDATLIRSVLVPAFMKLAGRANWWAPPILRRFYERYGISEGGGAQ from the coding sequence ATGAACAATTTAAGTGTTACTCGCAACGCAGTGCCTCAGCAAGTCAAACGGACGCTGCTGGGAACGATCGGCCGTTTTGTTGTAAGGGCTAGATGGATGGTCATTATCTTTGGTGTAATTGCCTTTATCGCATCGGCTGTTGTTGGAGCAGGGAGCACTCAAAAGCTGTCGCTCAGCAGATGGGAAGTACCCGGTTCCGAATCGTATAGGGCCGGTCAAGCCCTTGAGCGCCAGTTCGGCTCCGGCAGTCCCAATCTCGCGCTGCTGGTGACCGTTAAGAGTGGAACCATCGACAGTCCGGAGAACCGCGAAGCGGGTCTCGCGCTCACGAGGGAGTTAGCGTCCGAGGAGGTGGTTCAGGAAGCATCTTCATACTGGTCCCGCAGGGAGACACAAACGCTGCGCAGTGAGGATCGGACGCAAGCGCTAATCCTGGCGCACTTGAAAGGAACGGTAACGGAGGCGCGGACAGCGCTTGGTGAATTATCTCCTGAATTTACCAGGGAGAACAATCTGTTCAAAGTCGCAGTGGGCGGGCAGGATGAAATATTCAGGCAGGCGGCTGGACTGGCTCGTGAGGATTTTGTGCGGGCGGAGATGATCATTTTACCCGGCGTATTTCTTCTTCTCCTGCTTGTCTACCGGCGCTTTCGGGCGACTGCCCTGACCATCGGCGTCGGCCTGTTCGCTATGGTCTCCACCTTGGCCGGGCTCGGCGGGGTTGTTTCGTTCACGGAGGTATCGACGTTTGCGCTTAATTTGACATTGGTCATGGGGCTTGGGCTTGGCATTGACTATTCGCTGTTCATGATCGCCAGATTCAGAGAGGAGCTGGCCTCGGGCAAGGATGCCCTTCACTCCGCTGTCCGTACAGTGGAGACCGCCGGACGAACCGTTATTTTCAGCGGCATTACCGTTGCGGCGTCCTGTGCGGTGTTGTTTGTCTTTCCTTTTCCGTTTCTTCAGTCCTTCGCGTATACCGGTGTGCTGGTTGTGTTGTCAGGGATTATCGGTTCCGTCCTCATTCTACCCGCATTCTTTGCCGTTCTCGGCAGCAGGCTTGCGCGGCGAACCGGAAAAAGAACGTCAGGCCAATCTGGGCTCCATACAGGGTGGTGGTATCGAAGCGCGAAGACCATTATGCGCCGTCCCGTAATATACGGCGGCGCAGCCCTTCTCATTCTGGTGCTGCTTGGCTCGCCCATTCTGAATTTGCAGTTTGGCCTTCCGGATCACCGGGTGCTGCCCGCTCATGCGACGAGCCGGATTGTGGAAGATCAGAAGATTGCCGGGTTTCGGGCCGAGGAGACAGACGCCATTCAGGTTTTGGCTCCAGAGATCAAAGATCCGGCAGGCGCGTTAAATGACATTTCTGCCTATGCTGCCCAGCTGTCTAAGGTTCCGGGTATCATTCAGGTTGATTCTCTTGCCGGGTCCTTCTCCCAAGGCCAATTAATCACACCGCCCAATGAAACGCATGCCCGCTTTGCCGGCGCGAATGGCGGCACCTTTCTGTCAGTCATTCCCTATGGAACCAGCATCAATGCAGATGCTCCCAAGCTGGTGAACGAGATACGGTCGGCTGATGCGCCGTTTGATGTTATCGTCGGCGGATATCCAGCGGATTTGACCGATTTTCGTAAAGAACTGCTCGAACGTCTGCCGGTTGCGCTCGCGCTTGTTCTAGTCATTACTTTTATTATCCTGTTCTTCATGAGCGGCAGCATCCTGCTTCCGATTAAAGCGACCTTGCTCAATTTCCTCAGTCTTACTATAATGTTCGGTACACTTGTCTGGGTGTTCCAGGAGGGACATTTGTCAGGTCTGCTTCATTTTACGCCAGCCGGATCAATCGAGCCGAGCATTCCGATTCTCATGTTCTGCATCGCATACGGCCTGTCGATGGATTATGAAGTGTTCATACTGTCCAGGATTAAAGAAGAGTATGACCGTACAGGCGATCTGACCGAATCGGTAGCGAGAGGGATCCAGAAGAGCGGTTCGCTTGTCACAACGGCTGCGGCCATCCTGGCCTTTACTTTCGCCGCTTACGCAACGGGAGAGGTTGTCTTTCTCAAAATGCTCGGCATCGGAATGACCCTGGCTGTGCTGGTGGATGCCACACTGATCCGGTCCGTGCTGGTTCCTGCATTCATGAAGCTTGCCGGCAGGGCGAATTGGTGGGCTCCGCCCATACTGCGACGCTTTTATGAACGTTATGGTATTTCGGAAGGGGGAGGAGCTCAATGA
- a CDS encoding NAD-dependent epimerase/dehydratase family protein, which translates to MKAFVTGSSGMLGINLIRQLTAKGYEVKALVRSKEKGNKLLGDTGAELIVGDMEQVEEWASSLQGCDTLFHTAAYFRETFAPGRHWEKLERINVTNTVRLFEEAGLFGIGKIIHTSSNATIRKREDGVPSNESDVMNPDEALNDYGKSKVIGDQKIALFSEKLGIPVVTMKPSWMIGPWDAAPTSGGKLVLDFMNRRLPGFIADSGIDVVDPRDVADAMIISAQTINESDSFILSAHHVSQLQLMQALEEATGIPAPAKKLPKRLLFAAAWAAERYAAATGKALSLSVNGIRSITNKKQTSSAKAESELGIHFRPLIETVRDTVNWYKTH; encoded by the coding sequence ATGAAAGCATTTGTAACTGGAAGTTCAGGCATGCTGGGCATTAACTTAATCCGTCAATTAACGGCAAAAGGCTATGAAGTAAAGGCTTTGGTGCGCTCGAAGGAAAAAGGGAACAAGCTGCTGGGAGATACCGGAGCGGAACTGATTGTCGGCGATATGGAGCAAGTCGAGGAATGGGCCTCCTCCTTGCAGGGCTGCGATACGCTTTTTCATACGGCGGCTTATTTTCGGGAGACATTCGCTCCGGGCAGGCACTGGGAGAAGCTTGAGCGGATCAACGTGACGAACACCGTGCGGTTGTTTGAGGAGGCAGGTCTCTTTGGGATCGGAAAGATCATCCATACGAGCAGCAATGCAACCATTCGAAAGCGGGAGGACGGCGTACCAAGCAATGAATCGGATGTGATGAACCCGGATGAAGCTCTGAACGATTACGGCAAAAGTAAAGTGATCGGCGATCAGAAGATCGCCTTGTTCTCCGAGAAGTTGGGGATTCCGGTTGTGACGATGAAGCCATCCTGGATGATCGGCCCATGGGACGCGGCTCCTACGAGCGGAGGCAAGCTGGTGCTGGATTTCATGAACCGGCGGCTGCCGGGCTTTATTGCCGATTCGGGCATTGATGTGGTGGACCCGCGCGATGTAGCTGACGCGATGATTATTTCAGCGCAGACGATAAACGAATCCGATTCGTTTATTTTAAGCGCGCATCATGTCAGCCAGCTGCAATTGATGCAAGCGTTGGAGGAAGCCACGGGAATCCCGGCTCCGGCAAAGAAGCTTCCGAAAAGGCTGCTTTTCGCGGCAGCATGGGCGGCGGAGCGCTACGCTGCGGCAACGGGCAAAGCACTCTCGCTATCGGTCAACGGCATCCGGTCGATTACGAATAAAAAACAGACCTCTTCAGCTAAAGCCGAGAGCGAGCTGGGCATCCATTTTCGTCCTTTAATTGAAACGGTTCGCGATACGGTCAATTGGTATAAAACTCACTGA